GTGCCCGGGCACGAACGGCGGCGTCGGCTGCACCGGCCAGTCGCCGCGCGCGGCGTGGATGTCGGTGTGGCACAGGCCGGACGCCTCGATCCGGACGAGGACCTGGTGCAGCCCCGGCCGGGGCACGGGGCGGTCCTCGACGGTCAGGGGGCGGCCGAGCTCGTGGACGACGGCAGCGCGCATGCTCTTCCTCTCGTGGTCCCTGCGGTACGCGCCCACCCTGGCCGCGCCGGTCGCCGCGCCCCAGGGGCGAAGGTCCCGACCACGGCAGGGCGCGGTCTCACGGCAGGACCGCGGTGGCGTCCACCTCCACGAGCAGGTCGGGCTCGCCGAGGGCCGCGACGCCGAGCAGGGTGATGGGCTTGCGGGGGTCGACGCCCAGCCGCTGGGCGGCGCGCGCGACGCCCTCGCCCAGCGCCGGGAGCTTGTCCTCGCCCCAGTCCACGACGTAGACGACGAGCTTCGCCACGTCGTCGAACGTGCCGCCGACCGCGGCCAGGGCGGTGGCGACGTTGAGGTACGCCTGCTCCACCTGCGCGGCGAGGTCTCCCGCGCCCACGGGGGTGCCGTCCCCGTCGCGCGCCACCTGCCCCGACAGGAAGACGGTCCGGGAGCCGGTGGCCACGGCCACCTGGTGGTAGTGCTCGGGCTGCGGCAGCCCCGCGGGGTTCAGCGTCTGGACGGGCACGACGGCCTCCTCGGGTTCGGGTGCACCATGCATAGCATCGTCATGCTATGGTCTGCAAGTGCCCAGGACCGCCGACCCCGCCGTCCGCCGCGCGCTCGTGGAGCGCGCCGCGCACCTGCTCGCCCGGCGCGAGCCGGTCACCCTGCGCGTGCTGGTGCAGGGCACCGGCGCGTCGACCATGGCGGTCTACACCCACTTCGGGGGGATGCCGGGGCTGTGGCGGGCGGTGCGCCAGGAGGGCCACACGCGCCTGGCGGCCGCGCTCGACGCGGTCCCGCGCACCGGCGACGCGGTCCGCGACCTGGCCGCGCTCGGCGCGGCCTACGTCGGCGCCGCGCTCGCCGCGCCCGACCTCTACGCCGCGATGTTCGACCCCCGCGCCGACCTCGAGGACCCTGCGGCGGCCGAGCGCGGCTACCGGCGGCTCGTGTCCGCGGTCGAGGCGGTACGGGCCACCGGCCGGCTGCCGGCCGCCGCCGCGCCGGAGGAGGTCGCCGCGCGCCTCTGGTCCTGCGGGCACGGGGTCGCCTCGCTGGGCGCCGCAGGGCTGCTGCCCCGCGCCGCGGTCGCCGCGCAGGGACCCGACCTCGCGCTCGGCGTGCTGCTGGCCGCCGGCGCCGCCGCGGACGACGCGGGACCGTCCGTGCGCGCCGGCTGGGTGCTGCCCGGCTAGCTAGAGGTCGGCCGCGCAGCGGAAGCCGGTGTGCCCGGTCGTGCTGTCTGGGGTGTTGCCGGTGCGCGCCGCGACGCGGTAGCGGTTGCAGTACGAGTCGTGGCACAGGTAGGAGCCGCCCCGCACCACCCGGGAGCTCCCGGTCGGCGGGCCCTGCGGGTCGACCCGCGTCTCGGGCCGGTCCGCGGCGTGCCAGTCCGTGCTCCAGCGGTCGGAGCACCACTCCCACACGTTGCCGGCCACGCACCACAGGCCGAGCCCGTTGGGGCGGTACGAGCGGACCGGGGCCGTCCCGACGTACCCGTCCTCGGCGGTGTTGCGCGTGGGGAACGTCCCCTGCCAGGTGTTGCAGCGGTGCCGGCCGCGCGGGGCGAGCTCGTCGCCCCACGGGTACCGGGCCCGCTCGAGGCCGCCGCGGGCGGCGCGCTCCCACTCCGCCTCCGTGGGCAACCGCTTGCCCGCCCAGGCGGCGTAGGCGCTCGCGTCGTGCCACGAGACGTGGACCACGGGGTGGTCCTTGCGCCCGGCCACGTCGGACCCCGGCCCCTCGGGCGCGCGCCACCAGGCGCCGCGTACCGCACGCCACCAGGGCGCCCCCGGGACCGCGCCCGGCATGACGTGCCCCGCCGCGGTCGGCGGGACGAGCGCGTGGAAGACGAACGACCAGCCGTACCGCTCGGCGTCGGTGACCCAGCCGGTGTCGCGCACGAAGGCGCCGAACTGCGCCGTGGTCACGGCCGTCTCGTCGACGAGGAAGGGCCGCAGCGCCACCTCGCGCACCGGGCCCTCGCCGTCGGCCGTGAAGGCGTCGGGGTCCTCGCCGCCCATGAGGAACGGGCCGCCCGGGACCCGCACCATGCGCCGCGCCACCTCACGCGGGTCGCGCTCGCGCACGGGCAGCGGCGGGCGCTCCCCCTCCGCCGGGGCGGCGGGCGGGGGAGCGCCGGGGCCGCAGCAGCTAGAAGCCACCGAAGACCGGGCTCGTGGGGGTGTACGTCCCGTCGAGCACGAAGCCGAGGTACCGGCCCGCGTTGCGCAGGTACTCGTCGGGGTGCTCGGCCGCTCGCGCCACGACGTCACGGTACGGCAGCGCCGCCGTGCCCACCCAGGTGAGCGCGTTGAGCGCCTGCAGGCGCACCCGCGGGTCCTCGTGCCCGTCCAGGGTCTCCGCGAGGAAGCGCACGGCGTGGAACGGGTGCCCCAGCCGGGCCAGGGCCTCGGCCACGGGGATCCGGACGGCAACCGACTCCTCCTCGGCCAGCACCCGGGCCATCTCCTGCACGGCCGGCGCGGCGTCCCCGCCGAGCACGAGCAGCCCGGTGGCCGCCCAGTAGCGGACCACCTCGTGGTCGTCGCCCAGCTCGTCGAGCAGGTGCGGCAGGTTCGCCGGGTCCCGCTCGGCGGCCATCGCCGCCACCCGCATCACGTGCCCCAGCGGGTAGGCGCCCGGGACGCGGCTGTCGTCGTACCCCTCGAGCGGGTGCCCCTCCGGGATGAAGCCGTTGTCGTTGGTGGCGAGCAGGTGCTCGTCGAGGGCCCGGCGCATGCGCCGCAGCCGCGGCCGGTGCCGCTCGGAACCGGCCAGGTTGCGGACGCAGTCGGGGTCGCGCAGGACGTCGTACAGCTCCTCGGGCTCCTTGGGGTCCCAGAAGCGCTCCTGCACCTCGTCGAGGCGGCCCTCGAGGTGCAGCTGCTCCCACACCTGGTACGAGCGCTGCTGCCACATGTAGCCCATGCTCTGCCCGTACGGGCGGTGCGGCATGTAGTTGCGGACGTAGACGTAGCGCTCGTCGCGGGCCGTGCGCTGCAGGTCGTACCGCTCGTCCATCCTGCTGCGCTGGCCGAACGCGAACTCGCGCCGGTCCGGACGGCGGCCCAGGAACGAGCGGCCGTGGAAGTTGTCGGGCACCCGCACCCCGCACACCGCGAGGATCGTCGCCGGGATGTCCACGCCGTCCACCGGGGCGTCCTCGCGCGAGCCCGGGGGGCGCGGAGCGAGGTGCCGCCACTTCTCGGGCACGCGCACGACCAGCGGCACGTGCAGGCCGTCCTCGGTCGCGAAGCGCTTGCTGAGCGGGAGGACGCCGCCGTTGTCGGCGGAGTAGACGACGATCGTGTCCTCGGCGAGCCCGTCGGCCTCGAGCTCGGCGAGGCGCTTGCCGACGTTGGCGTCCATGACGGCCATGCGGTCGTAGTAGTGCGCGATGTCGGCCCGCACCTCGGGGGTGTCGGGCAGGTACGCCGGCACGCTCACGTCCCGCGGGTCGGTCGCCCCGTCCGCCGCACCGAACTGGCTCGACTCGTGGGTCGTCATGTCGGTGAAGACGGCGAAGAAGGGCGCGCCCTCGGGACGGCCGCGCCAGTGGGCGGTCGCGCTGGACTCGTCCCACAGCGTCGCGGGGTCCACGGCGGTGTTGTAGTCGGTCTTGACGTTGTTCGTCGCGTAGTACCCGGCGGCGCGCAGGTGCTCCGGCACGCTCGCGAACCGCTCCGGCCACTCGCCGAGGGCCCGCATGTGGTGCGCCGGGCCGCAGCTCTCGGCGTACATGCCCGTGA
The sequence above is drawn from the Vallicoccus soli genome and encodes:
- a CDS encoding sulfatase-like hydrolase/transferase, with the translated sequence MTDTDVSRRSLLAAGGAGLLAAATTATAGAAAAAPPRGRPNVLWLLSEDNNPYLGAYGDPVARTPVLDALAEEGIVFETAYSPAPVCAPSRFSYLTGMYAESCGPAHHMRALGEWPERFASVPEHLRAAGYYATNNVKTDYNTAVDPATLWDESSATAHWRGRPEGAPFFAVFTDMTTHESSQFGAADGATDPRDVSVPAYLPDTPEVRADIAHYYDRMAVMDANVGKRLAELEADGLAEDTIVVYSADNGGVLPLSKRFATEDGLHVPLVVRVPEKWRHLAPRPPGSREDAPVDGVDIPATILAVCGVRVPDNFHGRSFLGRRPDRREFAFGQRSRMDERYDLQRTARDERYVYVRNYMPHRPYGQSMGYMWQQRSYQVWEQLHLEGRLDEVQERFWDPKEPEELYDVLRDPDCVRNLAGSERHRPRLRRMRRALDEHLLATNDNGFIPEGHPLEGYDDSRVPGAYPLGHVMRVAAMAAERDPANLPHLLDELGDDHEVVRYWAATGLLVLGGDAAPAVQEMARVLAEEESVAVRIPVAEALARLGHPFHAVRFLAETLDGHEDPRVRLQALNALTWVGTAALPYRDVVARAAEHPDEYLRNAGRYLGFVLDGTYTPTSPVFGGF
- a CDS encoding formylglycine-generating enzyme family protein: MVRVPGGPFLMGGEDPDAFTADGEGPVREVALRPFLVDETAVTTAQFGAFVRDTGWVTDAERYGWSFVFHALVPPTAAGHVMPGAVPGAPWWRAVRGAWWRAPEGPGSDVAGRKDHPVVHVSWHDASAYAAWAGKRLPTEAEWERAARGGLERARYPWGDELAPRGRHRCNTWQGTFPTRNTAEDGYVGTAPVRSYRPNGLGLWCVAGNVWEWCSDRWSTDWHAADRPETRVDPQGPPTGSSRVVRGGSYLCHDSYCNRYRVAARTGNTPDSTTGHTGFRCAADL
- a CDS encoding RidA family protein, whose translation is MPVQTLNPAGLPQPEHYHQVAVATGSRTVFLSGQVARDGDGTPVGAGDLAAQVEQAYLNVATALAAVGGTFDDVAKLVVYVVDWGEDKLPALGEGVARAAQRLGVDPRKPITLLGVAALGEPDLLVEVDATAVLP
- a CDS encoding TetR/AcrR family transcriptional regulator; the protein is MPRTADPAVRRALVERAAHLLARREPVTLRVLVQGTGASTMAVYTHFGGMPGLWRAVRQEGHTRLAAALDAVPRTGDAVRDLAALGAAYVGAALAAPDLYAAMFDPRADLEDPAAAERGYRRLVSAVEAVRATGRLPAAAAPEEVAARLWSCGHGVASLGAAGLLPRAAVAAQGPDLALGVLLAAGAAADDAGPSVRAGWVLPG